The Polypterus senegalus isolate Bchr_013 chromosome 9, ASM1683550v1, whole genome shotgun sequence genome includes a window with the following:
- the bsx gene encoding brain-specific homeobox protein homolog, with product MNVNFTSPVHQMPAQRPTSFFIEDILLHKPKPLREVFPSPFTTSLASRVPLLEYGYPLMPTPTILAPHPHHPLHKPDHHPYFLTTPGMQVPALFQHHPELPGKHCRRRKARTVFSDSQLSGLEKRFEMQRYLSTPERVELATALSLSETQVKTWFQNRRMKHKKQLRKSQDDQKSPNDLVLSSSETEGNEKMSSEMKSVNSQSSYVLEDNEDEVDIEDDDICSPDQLL from the exons ATGAATGTAAATTTCACATCTCCTGTACATCAAATGCCCGCTCAGAGGCCAACTTCATTCTTTATAGAAGACATTTTGCTACATAAACCAAAACCTCTCAGGGAggtttttccatcgccttttacAACCTCATTGGCATCGAGAGTGCCCCTTCTGGAGTACGGATACCCGCTTATGCCAACTCCAACGATACTAGCACCTCATCCGCATCACCCTCTTCACAAACCAGACCATCACCCTTACTTCTTAACAACGCCGG gaatgCAGGTCCCGGCTCTTTTCCAGCACCATCCCGAGTTACCCGGCAAACACTGTAGACGAAGAAAAGCCAGAACTGTGTTTTCGGACTCCCAGTTGTCCGGTTTGGAGAAACGCTTCGAAATGCAGAGGTACCTCTCCACACCGGAAAGAGTAGAGCTGGCCACAGCTCTCAGTCTGTCAGAAACTCAA GTTAAAACTTGGTTCCAGAACAGGAGGATGAAGCATAAGAAACAGTTGAGAAAGTCCCAGGATGATCAGAAGAGTCCAAACGATTTGGTCTTGAGCTCAAGTGAGACAGAGGGCAATGAAAAAATGTCCTCCGAGATGAAGAGTGTAAACAGCCAGAGCTCGTACGTCCTCGAAGACAATGAGGACGAGGTCGACATCGAGGATGACGATATTTGCTCCCCTGACCAATTGCTATGA